One Paenibacillus thermoaerophilus genomic window carries:
- a CDS encoding C4-dicarboxylate TRAP transporter substrate-binding protein, with protein sequence MIQAKRIVGVLLAMVLVLSVLAACGTEDSQGSPNKKYVLKFNHVLSESEPFHQGFLNWAERVKERTNGGLEIQVFPSAQLGVEEDIIEQLKQGVNVGQNTDSARLGMYVPDIAVMNAPYFVNSIEEVEKLNELPSVKKWMEELENKHGIKVLSFNWVQGFRHMVTNKPIRTPQDLKGLRIRTPGVPIWQESVRALGASPVALPFGEVYVGLQQGAIDGAELVYRNVTGGKLYEASKYISETKHILLINFEVISKKFFDSLPKEYQDILVEEANKAGLETSRIMEQEAEQIKQELIGKGMTIVSDVDIEAFKKAGEAAYEKLNLTEVRDRIYKEMGKTP encoded by the coding sequence ATGATCCAAGCCAAGAGAATCGTCGGCGTCCTGTTGGCCATGGTTTTGGTATTGTCCGTATTGGCCGCTTGCGGAACAGAAGACAGCCAGGGATCTCCCAACAAAAAATACGTCTTGAAATTCAACCATGTGTTGTCGGAATCGGAACCGTTTCACCAAGGATTTCTGAATTGGGCGGAACGCGTGAAGGAAAGGACGAACGGCGGGCTCGAAATCCAAGTATTCCCCAGCGCTCAGTTGGGTGTGGAAGAAGACATCATCGAGCAATTGAAGCAGGGTGTCAATGTGGGCCAGAATACCGATTCAGCCCGTCTTGGGATGTACGTTCCCGATATCGCGGTGATGAACGCCCCTTATTTCGTGAACAGCATTGAAGAAGTCGAGAAGTTAAACGAACTGCCTTCCGTGAAAAAATGGATGGAAGAATTGGAGAACAAACACGGGATTAAGGTTTTATCCTTCAACTGGGTTCAAGGATTCAGACATATGGTTACGAACAAGCCGATCCGGACGCCGCAAGATCTGAAGGGGCTTCGAATCCGGACCCCCGGCGTGCCGATTTGGCAGGAGTCCGTCCGCGCCCTGGGTGCGTCCCCCGTGGCGCTGCCGTTCGGCGAAGTGTACGTCGGCCTGCAGCAGGGAGCCATCGACGGCGCCGAGCTCGTGTACCGGAACGTGACGGGCGGCAAGCTGTACGAGGCTTCGAAATACATCAGCGAGACGAAACACATCTTGCTGATTAATTTCGAGGTCATCAGCAAGAAATTTTTCGACAGCCTTCCGAAGGAATACCAGGACATTCTCGTCGAAGAGGCCAACAAGGCGGGGCTTGAAACGTCCAGGATCATGGAGCAGGAAGCGGAACAAATCAAGCAGGAACTTATCGGCAAAGGCATGACCATCGTGTCGGATGTGGATATCGAAGCCTTTAAAAAGGCCGGGGAAGCGGCGTACGAGAAATTGAACCTGACCGAAGTGCGGGACCGGATTTACAAGGAAATGGGCAAAACCCCATAA
- a CDS encoding phosphoglycerate dehydrogenase, protein MNILITPKSFHTYKEKIDPLLERAGYGILANDTGRTLTEDEIIELAKENVVGMIVGIDPLSERVLRSCRDLRAVSKYGVGLDNIDLKAAEKLNIKVVSALGSNHISVAELAIALMFEAARRVSVMIADVKNGGWSRVRGIELTGKTVGVIGGGMIGKEVAKRAKGLCMNVLLYDPYFNDFEFLEQHEITRCDSLPEILSVSDVVTLHLPLVPETRHLINSDTLQRMKPSAILINTSRGELVDEDSLYAALKDKRIAFAAQDVFSKEPPSPSEKLLTLDNFVLTPHAGAYTAEAVEKMAIRSVHNLMDLLKEMETRTRGGGEK, encoded by the coding sequence ATGAACATTTTGATTACGCCCAAATCGTTTCATACCTACAAGGAAAAAATTGATCCTCTGTTGGAACGTGCGGGTTACGGCATCCTTGCAAACGACACGGGCAGGACGTTGACGGAGGACGAGATCATCGAACTCGCCAAAGAAAATGTCGTGGGTATGATCGTGGGGATCGACCCTCTCTCCGAGAGAGTGCTCAGAAGCTGCCGGGATCTGAGAGCCGTTTCGAAATACGGCGTCGGGCTGGACAATATCGATTTGAAGGCGGCCGAAAAACTGAATATCAAAGTTGTAAGCGCTTTAGGTAGCAATCACATATCTGTCGCGGAACTGGCGATCGCGCTGATGTTCGAAGCCGCGCGCAGAGTTTCCGTCATGATCGCCGACGTGAAGAACGGAGGGTGGAGCCGGGTTCGGGGAATCGAACTGACGGGCAAAACGGTTGGCGTGATCGGCGGCGGCATGATCGGCAAGGAGGTGGCCAAACGAGCGAAGGGCCTTTGCATGAACGTGTTGTTGTACGACCCTTATTTTAACGATTTCGAGTTTCTGGAACAGCATGAGATAACCCGTTGCGACTCCTTGCCGGAGATCTTGTCGGTATCGGATGTGGTCACGCTGCATCTTCCGCTTGTTCCGGAAACCCGGCATCTGATCAATTCCGACACGCTGCAGCGGATGAAGCCGTCCGCCATTCTCATCAATACCTCCAGAGGAGAGCTGGTCGACGAAGACAGCCTGTATGCCGCCTTGAAGGATAAAAGGATCGCGTTTGCCGCGCAGGATGTATTTTCCAAGGAGCCGCCGTCTCCGTCCGAAAAGCTGTTGACGCTGGATAACTTTGTCTTGACGCCTCACGCCGGAGCCTATACCGCGGAGGCGGTCGAGAAAATGGCGATCCGTTCCGTCCATAATTTGATGGATTTGTTAAAAGAAATGGAGACGCGGACACGGGGAGGGGGTGAAAAATGA
- a CDS encoding gluconokinase — protein sequence MLILILEASTASAKAMLYKSGEGAVDLLLNNYSAEAGDTLTYDADKIMEETLRTGKRLLERNGIGRVDMVAACSIWSHSLVLLDKNKSPVSRLSTWADTSASVTTDKYRKDTELFTSLYKRTGCPIHVSYTIWKYIHEKENGGSGRAAFIASMPEYLFLKLTGEFAASISTASASGFLNLHTLRWDEEALRLAGVDGSMLPNLVESEYTAPLSGEAAAMLGLAEGTPVLVTGADGCMNQVAAGAFADQIMSLSVGTSAAMRISTEKPVLADYPSTWCYVGVENMWIAGSAIAGAGNSIDWMGKKILGFHRGISLQDLDRGAERSLMKGEAPIFLPFLAGERCPGWDDTKRAMLFEMRIDHDLYDLYYSALEGVLFNLKQCYEITLPIVGQPPKWISISGGIEKSPFWLRMAASIFGLPVHTDGLLHASLVGTAYMGLKAAGEIASVKDIKPTFNSRYEPDASKRAYYERRYARYLKYYAQHSAGI from the coding sequence TTGCTCATTCTCATATTGGAGGCGTCGACGGCGTCGGCCAAAGCCATGCTTTACAAGAGCGGCGAAGGCGCAGTTGATCTGTTGTTGAACAACTATTCCGCCGAAGCGGGCGATACCCTTACGTACGACGCCGATAAAATCATGGAAGAAACGCTGCGGACCGGCAAGCGGCTGTTGGAGCGGAACGGAATCGGGCGCGTGGACATGGTGGCCGCCTGCAGCATATGGAGTCACAGTCTGGTGCTTCTGGACAAAAACAAAAGCCCCGTGTCCCGTCTAAGCACATGGGCCGACACCAGCGCGTCCGTCACCACGGACAAATACAGGAAGGATACGGAGCTCTTCACTTCGCTGTACAAGCGCACCGGATGTCCGATCCATGTTTCCTACACGATCTGGAAATATATTCACGAAAAAGAGAACGGAGGATCGGGACGGGCAGCCTTTATCGCGTCCATGCCGGAATATCTCTTTTTGAAACTGACCGGCGAATTTGCCGCATCTATAAGCACCGCTTCGGCCAGCGGATTTCTGAATCTTCATACGCTTCGGTGGGATGAGGAAGCATTGCGGCTGGCCGGGGTCGACGGCAGCATGCTGCCGAACCTGGTGGAGTCGGAATATACGGCTCCTTTGTCGGGAGAAGCGGCGGCGATGCTGGGGCTGGCGGAAGGCACGCCGGTCCTCGTAACGGGAGCCGACGGGTGCATGAACCAGGTGGCGGCGGGCGCCTTCGCAGATCAGATCATGAGCCTTTCCGTTGGAACCAGCGCGGCCATGCGCATCTCCACGGAAAAACCGGTGCTTGCCGATTATCCTTCCACCTGGTGTTACGTAGGGGTGGAGAACATGTGGATCGCCGGTAGCGCCATCGCCGGCGCGGGCAACAGCATCGATTGGATGGGCAAAAAAATTCTCGGTTTTCATCGCGGCATCAGCCTGCAAGATTTGGACCGGGGAGCGGAGCGGTCGCTTATGAAAGGGGAGGCGCCGATCTTTCTTCCCTTTCTGGCCGGCGAGCGTTGTCCGGGCTGGGACGATACGAAACGAGCCATGTTGTTCGAGATGAGGATCGACCACGATCTGTATGACCTGTATTACTCGGCTTTGGAGGGAGTGCTGTTCAATCTGAAACAGTGTTACGAGATTACCCTGCCGATTGTGGGACAGCCGCCGAAATGGATCAGCATATCGGGGGGAATCGAGAAATCGCCGTTCTGGCTTCGAATGGCCGCTTCGATATTCGGGCTGCCGGTTCACACGGACGGCCTGCTGCACGCGTCGCTGGTGGGAACCGCCTACATGGGTCTCAAAGCGGCAGGCGAAATCGCTTCCGTCAAGGACATCAAGCCGACGTTCAACAGCCGCTACGAGCCGGATGCGAGCAAACGGGCGTATTATGAACGGCGTTATGCCAGGTATTTGAAATATTACGCGCAACATTCCGCCGGAATTTGA